One genomic window of Borreliella garinii includes the following:
- a CDS encoding HAD family hydrolase, which translates to MKNIKAVASDLDGTLLLSKSYIGAFTELVIKKLTKEKKKFIIATGRSKNEIIQITKKIDQLQVSFFITLNGAKVYNQEWELIKSHNLSPKVVKKILNLRDKKFSHIPHFLHKADQYDDQLNIDIKTKIAIDQCQKFRKKSNLLRHEIVSPVNKIKEIKDFNELENFENVAKIILAGKEESLIEYEAMILDKYKGEINTYLSTPNSLEIVDHKVSKGNALKEVLKTINIDLSETIAFGDGFNDTDMLENVKKGLLMRNSNYRLKAMLPYLEVIGTNDEEAVANYINDNVLEEPIREE; encoded by the coding sequence ATGAAAAATATTAAGGCGGTTGCCTCTGATCTTGATGGCACTCTTTTACTATCAAAAAGCTATATTGGAGCCTTTACAGAACTTGTAATTAAAAAATTAACAAAAGAAAAAAAGAAATTCATAATAGCAACAGGAAGAAGCAAGAATGAAATCATTCAAATTACAAAAAAAATAGATCAACTGCAAGTTTCATTTTTCATTACATTAAACGGAGCAAAAGTTTACAACCAAGAATGGGAATTAATAAAAAGTCATAATTTATCTCCTAAAGTGGTAAAGAAAATTTTAAATTTAAGAGACAAAAAGTTTAGTCACATACCTCATTTTTTACATAAAGCAGATCAATATGACGACCAATTAAATATTGATATCAAAACTAAAATTGCAATTGACCAATGCCAAAAATTTAGAAAAAAATCTAATCTCTTAAGACATGAAATAGTCAGTCCAGTCAATAAAATTAAAGAAATTAAAGACTTTAATGAGCTTGAAAATTTTGAAAATGTTGCAAAAATAATATTAGCCGGCAAAGAAGAAAGTTTAATAGAATATGAAGCGATGATTTTAGATAAATACAAAGGAGAAATAAATACATACCTTTCTACTCCAAATTCACTAGAAATTGTAGATCATAAAGTCTCAAAGGGAAATGCATTAAAAGAAGTTCTAAAAACCATCAATATTGATTTAAGCGAAACCATAGCTTTTGGAGATGGATTTAATGATACTGATATGCTAGAAAATGTAAAAAAGGGATTACTAATGAGAAATTCAAATTATAGATTAAAAGCAATGCTACCTTACTTAGAAGTAATAGGGACAAATGATGAAGAAGCTGTTGCAAATTACATTAATGATAACGTTTTAGAAGAACCTATTCGAGAGGAATAA
- a CDS encoding aminopeptidase, whose protein sequence is MEKDLIKYAELIILKGINLQKNQCVLIQGSIENYNFLKILAKKAYEHGAKYVKLNIKDIDILKSRLKFSQEKSLEFVPNFEKSFLEEMVQDKWARINVDDTENFEDLKENIGQKMSIYQKALNLASKTLSQAIMSNEIAWCVVCSPGPKWASKVLNKKEGNETLEEFFKIQKEILLLDRENPIKEWESHGERLHKRCKILNELNLEKVIFKNEKTNLEVYLLETSLWTGGSEKIKGTEIEFNANMPTEEVFTTPNYKKTKGIVYATRPVMVLGTLISGIWLKFENGKVVDFGCSDEKQKEILKSHIETDIQAKYIGEVALVDSSSPIYKSNLIFYSTLYDENASCHIALGAAYPSCLSNQEDLKTDTDKLNYGCNVSLIHTDLMIGSDDLDVIGVDKNGKEYAIIRAGKFAI, encoded by the coding sequence ATGGAGAAAGATTTAATAAAATATGCAGAACTTATAATTTTAAAGGGAATTAATTTACAAAAAAATCAATGTGTTTTAATTCAAGGTTCAATCGAAAATTACAATTTTTTGAAAATATTAGCAAAAAAAGCTTATGAACATGGGGCTAAGTATGTCAAACTAAATATTAAAGACATTGATATTTTAAAATCAAGGTTAAAATTCTCACAAGAGAAAAGCTTAGAATTTGTTCCAAATTTCGAAAAGAGTTTTTTAGAAGAAATGGTTCAAGATAAATGGGCAAGAATAAACGTCGATGATACAGAAAATTTTGAAGACTTAAAAGAAAACATTGGTCAAAAAATGTCAATTTATCAAAAAGCATTAAATCTGGCAAGCAAAACCTTATCACAAGCAATAATGAGCAACGAAATAGCTTGGTGTGTTGTTTGTTCGCCAGGTCCAAAATGGGCTTCCAAGGTTTTAAATAAAAAAGAAGGAAATGAAACCTTAGAAGAATTTTTCAAAATACAAAAGGAAATATTGTTACTTGATAGAGAAAATCCAATAAAAGAATGGGAATCCCATGGAGAAAGACTTCATAAAAGATGTAAAATATTAAATGAACTTAACCTAGAAAAGGTAATTTTTAAAAACGAAAAAACAAACCTGGAAGTATATCTGCTTGAAACTTCCCTATGGACAGGTGGAAGCGAAAAAATCAAAGGAACAGAAATAGAATTTAATGCCAATATGCCAACAGAAGAAGTTTTTACAACTCCAAACTATAAAAAAACAAAAGGAATTGTTTATGCCACCCGCCCTGTCATGGTGCTTGGGACATTAATATCCGGAATATGGTTAAAATTCGAAAATGGAAAAGTTGTTGACTTTGGCTGTAGTGATGAGAAGCAAAAAGAAATATTAAAATCACACATTGAAACCGACATTCAAGCAAAATATATAGGAGAAGTAGCACTAGTTGACAGCAGTTCCCCTATTTATAAAAGCAATCTTATTTTTTACAGCACATTGTATGATGAGAATGCAAGTTGCCACATAGCACTAGGAGCTGCATATCCATCTTGTTTAAGTAACCAAGAAGATTTAAAAACTGACACAGATAAACTAAATTACGGATGCAATGTTTCATTAATACATACAGATTTAATGATTGGAAGCGATGACTTGGATGTCATTGGTGTAGATAAAAATGGAAAAGAATACGCAATAATAAGGGCTGGCAAATTTGCAATATAA
- a CDS encoding aminopeptidase P family protein: MDINKRLALLRDHMRRNGVDAYLVTGYDPHFSEYSHERYGARKFITGFSGSFGTVIITLSKAVLFTDGRYFLQADQELKGAEVTLIKLGVKGSPDIFTYINLNLQESKLGIYSDEISIKFYKELSRKCKNTHIEVLNQDLIDLIWESRPQLEFSHVVELIDTEKNNKRVEKIKSIYLTLENNLADFYVITALDEIAWILNLRGSDVKESALFYSFLLISRNKDQKNVLFIDTKKLDLSVKEALEIENFEIEAYSNFYCYLDRIKHKGKFFVSFYTNVRVLKLLGENNVILGESIIGDLKAVKTDYELLKMKEAHVIDAIGLIKFLHKFKSLSKAELAELDEIDIADMLLHFRKLNKDFFSSSFDSIVGFKENGALPHYKPKRGKKINANGLLLIDSGGSYFGLGTTDVTRVFLIGNASSEEKHDYTLVLKAFISLASLKFPYGSSGAFLDGICRLPLLKNELNFIHGTGHGVGFFLNVHELPVSISPNSNYPFKGSEVVSIEPGLYRTFSHGIRIENLVFVKQAFTNDFGTFLEFENLTLIPFEKELIVKEMLSEDELNYINNYHEYVFLTLKEHFNDEGELEFLAKLTSRI; encoded by the coding sequence TTGGATATTAATAAAAGATTAGCTTTACTTAGAGATCATATGAGGAGAAATGGAGTTGATGCTTATTTGGTAACAGGTTATGATCCTCATTTTAGCGAATATTCTCATGAAAGGTATGGTGCTCGCAAGTTTATTACAGGTTTTTCTGGCAGCTTTGGCACAGTAATTATAACATTATCCAAAGCTGTTCTTTTCACGGATGGTAGATATTTTTTACAGGCCGATCAAGAACTTAAGGGAGCTGAAGTTACATTAATAAAGCTTGGAGTAAAAGGATCTCCTGATATTTTTACGTATATAAATTTAAATTTACAAGAATCAAAGCTTGGAATTTACTCTGATGAGATTAGTATAAAGTTTTATAAAGAGTTGTCTAGAAAATGTAAAAATACACATATTGAGGTTTTAAATCAGGATCTAATTGATTTAATTTGGGAATCTAGACCCCAGCTTGAGTTTAGCCATGTAGTTGAATTGATTGATACTGAGAAAAATAATAAAAGAGTTGAAAAAATCAAATCTATTTATTTGACCTTAGAAAATAATTTGGCAGATTTTTATGTTATTACTGCTCTTGATGAGATTGCTTGGATATTGAATTTAAGAGGTTCAGATGTTAAAGAATCTGCATTGTTTTATTCGTTTCTTTTAATATCTAGAAATAAAGATCAAAAAAACGTTCTTTTTATTGATACAAAAAAACTTGATTTAAGTGTTAAAGAAGCACTTGAAATTGAAAATTTTGAAATAGAGGCTTATAGCAATTTTTATTGTTATTTGGATCGAATAAAACATAAAGGTAAATTTTTTGTTTCATTTTATACTAATGTTAGGGTTTTAAAGCTTCTTGGCGAGAACAATGTCATTTTGGGAGAGAGTATTATAGGCGATCTTAAGGCAGTAAAAACTGATTATGAACTTCTCAAGATGAAAGAAGCGCATGTTATTGATGCTATTGGCTTGATTAAATTTTTACATAAGTTTAAAAGCCTGAGTAAGGCAGAATTAGCTGAGTTAGACGAAATAGACATTGCTGATATGCTTTTGCATTTCAGGAAATTAAATAAAGACTTTTTTAGCTCTAGCTTTGACTCAATAGTTGGTTTTAAAGAAAATGGAGCTCTTCCGCATTATAAGCCTAAAAGAGGCAAAAAAATCAATGCCAATGGTCTTCTTTTGATTGATTCTGGTGGTTCTTATTTTGGACTTGGGACTACAGACGTTACAAGAGTTTTTCTAATAGGGAATGCTTCTAGTGAAGAAAAGCATGACTATACTTTGGTTCTTAAGGCTTTTATTAGTCTTGCTTCTTTAAAGTTCCCATATGGATCTTCAGGGGCTTTTCTTGATGGAATTTGTAGATTGCCGCTTTTAAAAAATGAATTGAATTTTATTCATGGCACTGGGCATGGCGTTGGTTTTTTTCTTAATGTTCATGAACTTCCAGTTTCGATTAGTCCTAATTCTAACTATCCTTTTAAAGGATCCGAGGTGGTTTCAATTGAGCCCGGTCTTTATCGAACATTTAGTCATGGGATAAGGATTGAAAATTTAGTTTTTGTAAAGCAAGCTTTTACAAATGACTTTGGAACTTTTTTAGAATTTGAAAATTTAACTCTTATTCCTTTTGAAAAGGAATTGATAGTAAAAGAAATGCTCTCGGAGGACGAGTTAAATTATATCAATAATTATCATGAATATGTGTTTTTAACTTTAAAAGAACATTTTAATGATGAAGGGGAGTTGGAATTTTTAGCAAAGCTTACAAGTAGAATATGA
- the prfB gene encoding peptide chain release factor 2 (programmed frameshift) — MKEKINILFEQAEGIWRKLDKKEIQAKIEKYEKEINQKNFWNDPKRAQEVIKAQSILKNKIDPWEDLINKIKDLSDLCEIVENEKDINSLEIEFNVLEKQYKDLLTISYFKEELDINSAFLTIHSGAGGTEACDWVAMLYRMYSRYAERKKYKTELIDLLEAEGGIKSVTIEIKGEYAYGLLKSEVGIHRLIRISPFDAAKKRHTSFASVFVDPVIDEKIEIIIKPEDIRIDTYRASGAGGQHVNKTSSAVRITHIETGIVTQSQSDRSQHKNKDMAMKVLKSRLYEYYKNKEDEKNKSKQELKKEISWGNQIRSYVFQPYNLVKDHRTKFENSNTTSVMDGNIDNFIEEYLKWKSLN, encoded by the exons ATGAAAGAAAAAATAAATATATTGTTTGAACAAGCCGAAGGCATTTGGAGGAAGCTT GACAAAAAAGAAATTCAAGCTAAAATCGAAAAATACGAAAAAGAAATAAACCAGAAAAATTTTTGGAATGATCCTAAAAGAGCCCAAGAAGTTATAAAAGCTCAAAGTATCTTAAAAAATAAAATTGATCCGTGGGAAGATCTAATAAACAAAATCAAAGATTTAAGCGATCTTTGTGAAATTGTTGAAAATGAAAAAGATATTAACAGCTTAGAAATCGAATTTAATGTACTTGAAAAACAGTACAAAGATTTACTCACAATTTCTTACTTTAAAGAAGAGCTTGACATAAACAGCGCTTTTTTAACTATTCATTCTGGTGCTGGAGGCACTGAAGCATGTGACTGGGTTGCAATGCTTTACAGAATGTACTCAAGATATGCTGAGAGAAAAAAATATAAAACAGAACTGATTGATTTGCTTGAAGCAGAAGGTGGAATTAAATCTGTTACAATAGAAATCAAAGGTGAATATGCTTATGGACTTTTAAAAAGTGAAGTTGGAATACATCGCCTTATAAGAATTTCTCCGTTTGATGCTGCTAAAAAAAGACATACCTCTTTTGCATCAGTATTTGTTGACCCTGTTATTGATGAGAAAATAGAAATAATAATCAAACCAGAAGATATAAGAATTGATACATACAGAGCATCGGGAGCTGGGGGGCAACACGTCAACAAAACATCCTCTGCTGTAAGAATAACTCACATTGAAACAGGAATAGTAACTCAATCTCAAAGCGACCGAAGTCAGCACAAAAACAAAGATATGGCAATGAAAGTTTTAAAATCAAGACTTTACGAATACTATAAGAATAAAGAAGATGAAAAAAACAAATCAAAGCAAGAATTAAAAAAAGAAATTTCTTGGGGCAACCAAATAAGATCTTACGTATTTCAACCTTACAATTTAGTAAAAGATCACAGAACAAAATTTGAAAATTCAAACACCACTTCGGTTATGGACGGCAATATAGACAATTTCATAGAAGAGTATTTAAAATGGAAAAGTTTAAACTAA
- the fmt gene encoding methionyl-tRNA formyltransferase, with translation MKIFFVSSSSIALEVFKEILRHYEVVGVLTLPDKPKGRGQKLSQNVIKVEAIAKDIKVFDPLILDNNTLNSIRDLNPDLMLVFSYGKIFKKEFLDIFPMGCINVHPSLLPKYRGVSPIQSAILNGDCVSGITIQSMALEMDSGNILVQKNFKIRSYDTSYDISKLVSSLSPSLVLEALEKISNGFLGIPQKSSEATFCFFLKKELGFIDFNLSAFEIKNRINACNPWPLVRAKLDCSDIIFHRADFWEIDLYKERKVGEIVDFDPERGLFVNTGKGILLLLEVQRPGRRVLDFKSFYNGSRQLIGQVFSSVGGIY, from the coding sequence ATGAAAATATTTTTTGTAAGCTCTTCTTCTATTGCTTTAGAAGTTTTTAAGGAGATTTTAAGGCATTATGAAGTGGTGGGGGTTTTAACCCTGCCCGATAAACCTAAAGGCAGAGGACAAAAGTTAAGTCAAAATGTAATAAAGGTGGAGGCTATTGCTAAAGATATCAAGGTTTTTGATCCCTTGATTCTTGATAACAATACATTAAATTCAATTAGAGATTTGAATCCGGATTTAATGTTGGTTTTTTCTTATGGCAAGATATTTAAAAAAGAATTTTTAGATATCTTCCCAATGGGATGTATTAATGTTCATCCTTCTCTTTTGCCTAAATATAGAGGTGTTTCTCCTATTCAATCTGCAATTTTAAATGGTGATTGTGTTAGCGGTATTACTATTCAGAGTATGGCTTTAGAAATGGATAGTGGCAATATTTTAGTGCAAAAAAATTTTAAAATAAGATCTTATGATACAAGTTATGATATTTCAAAGCTTGTATCAAGCCTTAGTCCAAGCCTTGTTTTAGAAGCTTTGGAAAAAATTAGTAATGGGTTTTTAGGAATTCCTCAAAAATCGAGCGAAGCTACCTTTTGTTTTTTTTTAAAAAAAGAATTGGGCTTTATAGACTTTAATTTAAGTGCATTTGAGATTAAAAACAGAATTAATGCATGTAATCCTTGGCCACTTGTAAGAGCTAAGCTTGATTGTAGTGACATTATTTTTCATCGTGCTGATTTTTGGGAAATAGATTTATATAAAGAGAGAAAAGTAGGAGAAATTGTTGATTTTGATCCCGAAAGAGGATTATTTGTTAATACTGGTAAAGGAATTCTTTTGCTCTTAGAAGTTCAAAGGCCTGGAAGAAGAGTTTTAGATTTTAAGTCTTTTTATAATGGAAGTAGGCAACTAATAGGACAAGTGTTTTCTTCAGTAGGAGGGATATATTAG
- the def gene encoding peptide deformylase, which produces MEMVFYPNDLLRVKTKQIDNIDNKIRDYAKKMIELMDISGGVGLAAPQVGLDLSLFVVRENRMAKPLVFINPSIIETSYELNSYKEGCLSIPGVYYDLMRPKGIVVNFYDENGKSFTIEDSDFLARIIQHEMDHLNGILFIDYYEERIKNKLLKPYMKERGLNTK; this is translated from the coding sequence ATGGAAATGGTATTTTATCCTAATGATTTGCTTCGTGTTAAGACAAAACAAATTGATAATATTGATAATAAGATTAGGGATTATGCAAAAAAGATGATAGAATTGATGGATATTAGTGGTGGAGTGGGACTTGCTGCTCCTCAGGTAGGCCTTGATTTGTCACTTTTTGTAGTTAGAGAGAATCGAATGGCAAAGCCTTTGGTTTTTATTAATCCTTCAATAATAGAAACTTCTTATGAGCTTAATTCTTATAAAGAAGGATGTTTAAGTATACCAGGGGTTTATTATGATTTAATGAGACCTAAGGGTATTGTGGTAAATTTTTATGATGAGAATGGAAAATCTTTTACTATAGAAGATTCTGATTTTTTGGCAAGAATTATTCAACATGAAATGGACCATTTGAATGGAATTCTTTTTATTGATTATTACGAAGAAAGGATCAAAAATAAATTGTTAAAGCCTTATATGAAAGAAAGGGGTCTTAATACAAAATGA
- a CDS encoding RnfABCDGE type electron transport complex subunit D: MLDLEKVKTIFKKYNKYEINIDEIQIPEYALIPLETENSKSIIYIIEKQKIEENQILSKNSNIELYTYSPISGIVEKIYTANFPDGKKLKSALIKFQGKIKTEKTPIEDEITREKTLAKLIQLGIPWFNENSLFQFINKCKKIDKMILLTNGKDVFTNISEALMAEKLEDILSGFQIIDKIFKFKEITIISNKDKLKKEFEKLSIFKNRKIKIKSLENAYPCTNHEMIMHFLYNNKNAKDDINPLNNILLVNIEDLYNTNLVINNNNPYKEKFVAINGNKKIKSRILKVKIGTSFSQLINEKIDTKKYEIFLNNPANKIKIETLNIPITRDIYSITILKKKSIYDKIRALFISSFSPLQMEDIIFSYLKNEKINDNSKLKIFKYTDKEVEEEIHKVQKEIKGKILNESLINEVIYTENNLKDIYFAIILSLLPSLMFSFLNNTKFMIDTLLLIFISVAIYVPIMLKINYKCLSFFVYNALMISIILPLNLAITLKIASLLFTFLVFFYFCRLSAFLANPILISFMFFVLNFPVSFKQTYQEELKNSTSIIPTWNEIITTNPNIKNFKSLNTLTRYENKNIDAIENFVNKNIFSVFNIIVTRFHIESLLGVNNEKKISPILLYFGLLLIVGKYIINKLIPLLFYISLMTISYITHNIGMLSHISSDMLTLLISPIPMLLIFTMATEVQITPHFKFEQILYGSLLAFIYFLILSYIPFETLSVIISIFILQASSNLIKKYSLTFKIKKIMYFLKTNKGKALKSLQEDKKDIIKL, from the coding sequence ATGCTAGACTTAGAAAAAGTAAAAACAATTTTTAAAAAATATAATAAATACGAGATAAACATTGACGAGATTCAAATACCTGAGTATGCCCTAATACCCCTTGAAACAGAAAATTCAAAATCTATAATATACATAATTGAAAAACAAAAAATAGAAGAAAATCAAATTTTATCTAAAAATTCAAACATAGAATTATACACATACTCTCCAATATCTGGAATAGTGGAAAAAATATACACAGCAAACTTTCCAGATGGTAAAAAATTAAAATCAGCATTAATCAAATTTCAAGGAAAAATAAAAACCGAAAAAACCCCAATTGAGGATGAAATAACAAGAGAAAAGACTCTAGCAAAATTAATTCAACTAGGAATTCCTTGGTTTAATGAAAATTCTTTATTTCAGTTCATAAACAAATGTAAAAAAATAGACAAAATGATTTTATTAACAAACGGAAAAGATGTGTTTACAAATATTTCAGAAGCACTGATGGCAGAAAAATTAGAAGATATTCTTTCAGGATTCCAAATAATCGACAAAATATTTAAATTCAAAGAAATCACAATAATATCAAATAAAGACAAGCTAAAAAAAGAATTCGAAAAATTAAGTATTTTCAAAAACAGAAAAATAAAAATTAAATCTTTAGAAAATGCATATCCTTGTACAAATCACGAAATGATAATGCACTTTTTATACAATAATAAAAATGCAAAAGATGACATAAACCCTCTCAACAATATTTTATTAGTAAATATTGAAGATCTATATAATACAAATCTTGTTATAAACAATAACAATCCTTATAAAGAAAAATTTGTAGCTATAAATGGAAATAAAAAAATAAAAAGTAGAATACTGAAAGTAAAAATTGGAACTTCTTTCAGCCAACTAATAAACGAAAAAATTGATACAAAAAAATATGAAATTTTTTTAAACAATCCGGCCAACAAAATAAAAATTGAAACATTAAACATACCAATAACAAGGGATATTTATAGCATCACCATATTAAAGAAAAAGTCAATATATGACAAAATTAGAGCATTGTTTATATCTAGCTTTTCACCATTACAAATGGAAGATATTATTTTCTCATACTTAAAGAATGAAAAAATAAATGATAATAGCAAATTAAAAATATTTAAATATACAGACAAAGAAGTAGAAGAAGAAATACATAAAGTTCAAAAAGAAATTAAAGGTAAAATTCTAAATGAAAGTCTAATAAATGAGGTAATATACACTGAAAACAATTTAAAAGATATATACTTTGCTATCATACTATCATTATTGCCTAGCTTAATGTTTTCTTTCCTAAATAATACAAAATTCATGATAGACACTTTACTGCTAATATTTATTAGTGTAGCAATCTATGTACCAATAATGCTAAAAATTAATTACAAATGTTTGTCTTTTTTTGTTTATAATGCCTTAATGATAAGCATTATATTGCCTTTAAATTTAGCAATTACACTAAAAATAGCCTCCTTATTGTTTACTTTTTTAGTATTCTTTTACTTTTGCAGGCTATCAGCATTTTTAGCAAATCCTATATTAATTTCTTTTATGTTTTTTGTATTAAATTTTCCAGTAAGTTTTAAGCAAACCTATCAAGAAGAGCTTAAAAACTCAACATCAATAATTCCAACCTGGAATGAAATAATTACCACAAATCCAAACATAAAAAATTTTAAAAGTTTGAATACCTTGACAAGATATGAAAATAAAAACATCGATGCAATTGAAAACTTTGTAAATAAAAACATTTTTTCCGTTTTTAATATAATTGTCACAAGATTTCATATTGAAAGTCTTTTAGGAGTTAATAATGAAAAAAAAATATCTCCAATTTTGCTTTATTTTGGACTCTTGTTGATAGTTGGCAAATATATAATTAACAAATTAATACCATTGTTATTTTATATAAGTTTAATGACAATCTCATACATAACACATAATATAGGAATGCTAAGCCACATCAGCTCAGATATGTTAACATTGCTTATTTCCCCAATACCAATGCTCTTAATATTTACAATGGCAACAGAAGTGCAAATAACACCTCACTTCAAATTTGAGCAAATACTTTACGGGTCACTATTGGCATTTATATACTTTTTAATATTAAGCTATATTCCTTTTGAAACTTTATCGGTCATAATATCTATCTTTATCTTACAAGCAAGCTCAAACTTAATAAAAAAATATAGTTTAACCTTTAAAATTAAAAAAATAATGTATTTTTTGAAAACAAATAAAGGAAAAGCACTCAAATCACTTCAAGAGGATAAAAAGGATATAATAAAATTATGA
- a CDS encoding divergent PAP2 family protein, with translation MIRALLTNDLFLSCLVSGISAQVIKYGIQTVKTRKLKLTPVHLLKKIFLETGGMPSSHSSTVTALSTSIAITEGIGTNFIIALAFALITIRDSFGVRYMSGVQAEYLNALSEKLKKEIKIDTTEIKVVKGHKKKEVLTGIIIGIVSAYIVCYL, from the coding sequence ATGATAAGGGCATTGCTTACCAATGATCTTTTTTTATCTTGTCTTGTATCAGGAATTTCTGCTCAAGTAATTAAATATGGCATCCAAACTGTAAAAACAAGAAAGTTAAAACTAACTCCAGTGCATCTTTTAAAAAAAATTTTTCTAGAAACAGGAGGCATGCCAAGCAGTCATTCATCAACAGTCACTGCCCTTTCAACCTCAATTGCAATAACTGAAGGGATAGGTACAAATTTTATAATAGCTCTTGCCTTTGCTCTTATTACAATAAGAGATTCTTTCGGAGTAAGATATATGTCTGGGGTTCAGGCAGAATATTTGAATGCATTGTCAGAAAAATTAAAAAAAGAAATAAAAATTGACACAACAGAAATAAAAGTAGTCAAGGGACACAAAAAGAAAGAGGTTCTAACGGGCATAATAATAGGAATAGTCTCTGCATATATTGTGTGCTATTTATAG